Within the Arthrobacter sp. V1I7 genome, the region CAGCTACAACATTCAGGGCTCGGACGACATCTCCGGACTGAAGATCTCTGTGGGTTCGGGCACCAACCAGGAGAAGATCCTGATCGCCTGGAACAGGGAGCTGGAAGCCAAGGGCAAGGCCCCGGCGGTGCTGCAGTACTACTCCTCCGACGCGGACACGATCCTGGCGCTGTCCTCCGGCCGGACCGATCTGAACATCGCGCCCTACCCCTCGGTGACGTACCGGGAAAACACCCGCGATGACCTAAAGGTAGTCGGAAAGGTCAACGCCGGCTGGCCGTCCGAGACCCTCGTGGCCGCCACCACCCTCAAGGGCAACGGCCTGGCCCCGGCGGTTACGGACGCGCTGAACTCAGCGATCAAGGACGGTTCCTATGGCAAGGTCCTGGAGCGGTGGGGACTCTCCGAGGAAGCCCTGGCCGAGTCCAGCACCGTCACCGAGGCAAACTTCGGGACCGCGAAATGAAGTTCCAGGTCCTCGACATCATCCCGCCCCGCCATCCCGGCAACAGCCTGCGGGCGGGCTACAGCGGAACGCCCGCAACCGACGGGACCGTCACCCTCGACTTCAACCGGGCAGTAAACCTGCCCTGCGCCTACATGGACCTCGCCACCTGCCCGCTGCCGCCGGCGGAAAACCACCTGCCGGTCGCTGTCGAAGCGGGCGAGCAGATTCCCTCCGAACGTCAGGACGCCTCATGAGCACTTCATCCTCCAGCCGCGGAGCCGGCCCCTCCGCGCCCCGAGCTTCTCCACCTGGCACTGCCGGACCCGGCCGGGGCCTCCTGCTGCTGGAGGTCGACGGCGCCGGCGGCCATCCCGCCGCATGGCGGACCTGCACAGCACCCGCGTCGGTACTGACCCCGGTCCGGCTACGCGCAGTGGTGCTCGCGGCCGAAAACGCCGGCTTTCACGCCGCGACGTTCAGCGATCCCTCCCCGTCCAGCGACGGGAACGGCAAGGACGCCGCCGCGGGGCTGAACGCGTTGCAGCGTGCAGCTTTCGCCGGCCCCATCACCCGCTCAATCGCGCTGATCCCGGAAGTGGACACGGTCTACACCGAGCCGTTCCACGTCTCCACGCAGCTCGCCAGCCTCGACTACGTCTCCGGCGGCCGGGCCGGCTGGCTGGTGGCGGCCTCGACCAGCCCGGCCGACGCCGCCGCCGCCGGACGGAACACCGTGCGCGGGCACCGTGTGGGGCAGGAAGCCGCCGACTCGATCGAGGCCGGCCGCAGGCTCTGGGATTCCTGGGAGGACGATGCGGTGATCCGGGACGTCCCCACGGGGCGCTATCTGGACGTGGACAAGCTGCACTATGCCGATTTCCACAGCACGCCGGATGCTGACGGAAGGAACTACTCCGTCAAGGGCCCGTCCATCATTCCGCGCCCGCTGCAGGGCCAGCTTCCCGTGCTGGCACCGGCCGGGCTGCTCGCCCCGGAGGCCGTGGCCGGCGGCGCCGTCGATGCGCTCCTGGTCTCGGCGCCCACGCCGGAACTACTCGCCGCCGAACTCACGGCCACCCGCGAGTCCCTCAGCGCCGCTCCCGCCACACCCGGCGGCCCGGCCCTGATCGCCGAGCTCGACGTCGTCCTTGACGCCCGCGGCCAAAGCGCCGTCGGGCGGCTCGCCCTCTTGGACGGGCACGCGCGCTGGCGGAGCCCGCGCGCCCGCTTCGTCGGGACGGCGGCGGAACTGATCGAGCTGCTCGTGGAAGTGCTGGCCGTGGCGGACGGGATCCGTCTGCATCCGGCCGTGCTGGACACCGACCTGGAGGAACTGGCCAGGCTGGTCCTGCCGGAACTGCGCCTCCGCGGCGTCCTGGCCCCGGTCGAACGGGACGCCACTTTCCGGGAGCAGCTCGGCCTCACCCGACCCGCCAGCCGTTACGCCCCGAAGCCCGCCGCATTCACCGCCAGCGCAGGAAACTAAAGGAGAACACCGTGAGCCACCCTACGATCCCGGTCCGGGAATTCACACCGTCCGGGCAGCTCAGCCTCGGCGTGTTCTTCCAGGGCGTCAACTCGGGGACCATCTGGAAATCGGCCGACTCCGGCTCCCAGACGGACTTCGAATCATTCCGTCGGATCGCCCAGACCGCCGAACGCGGGCTGTTTTCGGCGTTTTTCCTCGGCGAAGGCTTGCGGCTGCGCGAGCACCTGGGCAGGCCGCACGCCCTCGATGTCGCCGGTCGCCCGGATGCGCAGACGGCGCTGGCAGCGTTGGCGGCCGTAACCACCAATATCGGGCTGGTGGCCACCCAGAACACCACCTACAACGATCCTGCGGACCTGGCCCATCGGCTCTCATCGCTGGACCTGATCTCCGGGGGACGCGCCGCCTGGAACATCGTGACCACGGACAACGCGTGGACCGGCGCGAACTTCCGCCGGGGCGGCTACCTCGACCACGCGGACCGCTATATCCACGCGGAAGCGTTCGTGGAGACCGCCAAGCGGATCTGGGACGCCTGGGACGAAGGCGCCATCGCGTCCTCGCCGTCGGAGCCGCACTGGGCAGCCGCCGGCGCGGTCCGCCGCGTGCAGCACGCCGGGCAGCATTACACCGTGGAGCTCACGCCCCGGCTGCCGCGCAGCGCCCAGTACCGCCCGGTCCTGTTCCAGGCCGGGGATTCCCCTGATGGCAGGGACTTCGCCGCACGGCAGGCTGATGTCATCTTTTCCGCGCACCCCCAGCTGGAGGATGCCCTGACGTTCCGCCGCGACATCGTGAAACGCACGCTCAAGGCCGGCCGCGCCGCCAATGACGTCAAGATCATGCCCGCGAGCGAGTTCATTCTGGCCACCACGCCCCAGGAAGCTTTGGACAAGAAAACCTGGGTGCGGAGCCTGCAGATCGGCCCCCAGCAGGCCATTGCCTACCTTGAGCAGTTCTGGGGCCGCGAGCTGCAGGACTTCGATCCGGACGGCCCGCTGCCGTCCATCGACCCGGTGGTGGAGGAAACCTCGGAGACCCGCGGCAGTGGCTTCCACGGCGCGAAGGCCCGGCAGCTGGCCGACCAGTGGCGTGCCGAGGCCAAGGAAAAAGGCCTCTCCATCCGCCAGTTCGTCACCGCAAAGACCACCCGCGGCGACTCCACCTTCACCGGTTCCTACACAGAGGTCGCGGACCGCCTCGTGGAGTATGCCCGCACCGGCGCCGTCGACGGCTTCAACATCTCCCCGTGGCTCATCCCGAGCGGGCTCGATGACATCGTCAACCATCTGGTTCCGGCCCTGCAGGAACGCTGCATCTACCCGACGGAATACGCCGGTACCACGCTGCGGGAAAACCTGGGCCTTGCGGCGCCGGTCCGCTCCCCGCACCTCACGTCCGACCAAAACGCAGCTTCCTCCGCCGCGGCACGGGGGTAGGTGGTGGACGACGGAGACTCCGGCGGCGAGCCCGGCGGCCGGGGAAGCCGCGAGGAGGGGACGGTCCGGCTGCAGCTGACCGTCTGGGAGCAGCTCCTCTAGTCAGTTACACCGGCGTGCGGGTTGGGGCCGGCCCTCGACACGTTCCGGGGTCGCCGCTAGGTTGTGGAGGGAACCCAAAAACCCCGCAGTCCCGGAACTGGAGGCACCCATGGCCGAAAGAGTTGTCGCTGATGTAATCGTCGATCGCCTGAAATCCTGGGGTGTGGACCGCGTCTTCGGCTACAGCGGCGATGGCATCAACGGCTTCATGGGTGGCCTGCGCCGCGCCAAAGCGGACATCGAGTTCGTGCAGGCGAGGCATGAGGAGACTGCCGCCTTCATGGCCGTGGGACACGCCAAGTACACGGGCCGGGTCGGCGTCGTGACCTCCACCCAGGGCCCCGGCGCCGTCCATCTCCTCAACGGACTCTACGACGCCAAGCTCGACGGCGTGCCGGTGGTCGCGATCGTCGGGCAGCAGACGCGCAGCGTGCTGGGCTCGGCCTACATGCAGGAAATCGACCTCGCGACCCTGTTCAAGGACGTCGCCGCCCAGTTCGCCCAGCAGGTGAGCACCCCGGAACAGCTCCCCATGGTCCTGGACCGGGCCTTCCGGACAGCCTTGGCCACCCGCTCCCCCTGCGTGGTGATCGTCCCCCATGACATCCAGTCCGCCCCCGCCCCGGAGCTGGCGCAGGAACACGGGATCGTGGTTACCGCGCCACGGTGGGGCACCGCCGTCGCCGTCCCCCGCGAGGAGGACCTGGACGCCGCCGCGGAAATCCTCAACGCCGGTGAAAAGGTGGCGCTGCTGGTGGGGCAGGGCGCCCGGCATGCCCGGGACGAAGTCGTGGCCATCGCCGAGAAGCTCGGCGCCGGGATCGCCACCAGCCTGCTCGGCAAACCCTACGTGGACGAGACGCTGTCCTTCGCGGTCGGAACCATGGGACATCTGGGCAGCACCGCGAGCGCGCACCTTCTGGGCAACTGCGACACCCTGCTCATCATCGGTTCCAACGATCCCTGGACCGAGTTCTACCCGCCTCCCGGCGCCGCCCGGGCCGTCCAGATCGACCTCGACGAGCGCAAGATCGGCAACCGGTACCCGGTGGAGGCCGGCCTGCCGGGCGATGCCGCACGCACCCTGACGGCGCTGATGGGACGGCTCCGGCAGCGCGATCCCGCACCGTGGCGGGAGGACGTCGAAGGCGAGGTCCGCAGCTGGCACCGGCTTCGCGGCGAGCGGGCCGCGGTTCCGGCGCGGGCCGTCAACCCCGAACGTGTCGTTCGTGAGCTCAACGGGCGGCTCCCGGAAAACGCGATGGTGAGCGTCGACGTCGGCAGTTGCGTGTACTGGTATGCCCGCCAGCTGGTGCTGCCGCCGGGCGTTCCGGCGCACCTGTCCGGAACGCTGGCGAGCATGGGCTGCTCCCTCCCCTACGGGCTGGCCGCGAAGTTTGCCTACCCGGACCGGCCGCTCGTGGCGTTGTCCGGTGACGGCGCCATGCAGATGGCCGGCGTCGCGGAACTGATCACCGTGGCCCATCGCTGGCGCGACTGGCAGGATCCGCGCTTTGTCGTCTGCGTTTTCAACAACCGTGACCTCGCCGAGGTGACGTGGGAGCAACGCGAAACCGAGAGCGAACCGAGATTTCGGGACAGCCAGGAACTGCCCGACTTCCCCTTCGCGGGCTACGGCGAGCTGCTCGGCCTGACGGGTATCAGGGTTGAAGCTCCAGAGCAGCTCGCCGACGCCTGGGAACGTGCCTTTGCAGCGGACCGGCCGGTGGTGCTCGAGGTATTGACCGATCCGGATGTCCCGCTGCTGCCACCGTTCCCCGCGGGCGGCGAGAAAGCCGGGAGCATGCGGACCGCCCTCGCCGCCGAAGGCGAGGACGGCCGCGGCGCTTCCCGGCTGCTGGAGATCTACACCGCCCAGGAAGAGAAGCAGTAGGGCTAGTTCTTGGGCAGGCCGGCCGGGTTGAGCTCGGACTTCGTGACGGCCTCGGTGCTCAGCCCCCAGCGGTCCAGGATTCTGGCGTAGCTGCCATCCTCGATCAGGTGGTTCAGTCCGGCCGTGGCGGCGGCGGCGAAGCCGTTGCCCTTTTTGGTGGTGGCGGCGATGCTGGCCTTCAGCGGCCAGCCGCCGTCCACGAGTCCCACCAGCTTGGTCTTGGCGTCCGTCGCCGCCTTGAAGGCTGCCGTCGCGTTGGGTCCGAAGCTGAGGTCCGCCCGGCCCGACTGGAGGGCCAGCTGGGAGGCCGAGTCGTCGTCGTAGTACTGGAACTCGACCGGCTTCAGGCCCTTCTCCTTGTTCTCCTCGTCCCAGCGCAGCAGGATGGATTCCTGGTTCGTGCCGGAATCCACAATGACGCGCTTGCCGGCCACGTCCTCTGCCGTCTCTACCTTGGTGATGTCGCTGCCGGCGGTGGCGTAGAAGCCCAGCTTGTCGTCGCGGTAGCTGGCGAAGTCGAACTTGAGCTTGCGCTCCTCCGTCACGGTCACGTTGGACAGCACTGCTTCGTACTTGCCGGAGTCGACGCCGAGCGGCCAGTCGCCCCAGGCGGTCGGGACAATCTCCGCTTCCAGGTCCAGCGACTGGGCCAGTGCGACGGCGATGTCCACCTCGTTGCCCACCGGCGTCTTGTTATCGGTCGCGTACACCGCCAGCGGGGCGGCGAAGGGGCTGACGGCGACGGTCAGCTTGCCGTCCTGCTTGATGGCTTCCGGAACGAGCGCGGCGGCTTCTGTGCTGACGGTTACCGGCACCCGGTCCTGTTGCGGCGAGAGGTTGAACTGCCTGACGCCGGAAGACACGGCCGTCGCAGCCGGGTTGGCTCCTGAGGCAGCGGACGCGCCCGGATCGGAGCAGGCCGTCAGGCCCAGCAAGGCGGTGGCCGCAAGGGCCGCGCAGACGCCGGATAGACGTGTGGTTCTGGACATTTGTTCTCCTGGAAGTTCCGGATAGGTGCTGATGCCAGCAACTATCCGGGGCCGCCGGAAACCGGTCAAAGCGCCCCGAAACCAAGGGATACCGGAGGTCACGGCGCTTCATGAGAGCATCGCGGAGATTAACCGGCGGGGCTCAGTGTTACCTGAGATTGCCCAGCGTGACGCGCTGGGAAGAAAATCTGCGCCCCAAAGCATAACTGACCTAGCCTGCTAAGTAAGCCCGCGGAACACAGGAGGTGTGGGACTTGCCGAAGACCACGCGCCGGACAAATCACCGGCTCAGCATCGATGCGCCAGGCGAGCTGATCTTCCGCATGTTGCGGGACTCCTCGCACTGGCCCTACCTGGACGGACTCACGGTGTACTCCGAGCGGGTCAGCGGTGACGATTGGAGTCATGAGCTGCGGACCTCCGTCGTGTTCAACGGTTCCCTGAACTCGAGCCACTGCCACCGGAGATTCATTGATGCGGAGCTCCGCGCCGAGTTCCGTCAGCTTGGGCTGGAATTTCCGCTGCTGCATCTCGGCGGCGGCTGGTCGATCCGCCGGTTCGAGGGGTTCTCCGAGGTCACGCTCGACCATGAGTTCGAGGTGGACGAAAATGCCGGGGACCTCCCCGAGCTGATCCACAGCAGCATCGACGAGTACAGCCGGCGTGAACTGGAGGCGTTGCGGCTGAGCTGCGAGCGCCTGGCGCTGCTGCTGCAACAGCACATCGGGAGCACAGCCGCACCGGCTGTCGCCCACGCTGCTGCATCGGCATCGGCATCGGCATCGGCACGGAAAGGGTAACTTCGATGGCGGAAGACAGATTCACCACCGAACGGGACGGCTTCGGGCGTCTCCTGGCGGACCGCGAAGTCTGGCGGCAGGCGGCCACCATTCCTGCCGCCGGCGAGCTGACAGCGCGCTGGCTCGAAGGCAGGAGCGAGTACCAGCCGGGCACCTTTGCGCCGGGTTTCGACGACGAGACCCGGTCGATCGCCGTCGAGCTCGCCCAGCTGAACCGCAACGGGCTGTTCACCAAGGAATCCCAGCCGGGCGTGCTCGCCGAGGGACATGCCCAACGTGCCTACGTGACGGGCTTCTGCACGGTGGAGTCGGCGGCCGCGCTCCTGGAGCTTTCCGGCCGGACCGGCCTGGTCACCGTGGCCCATGCCCCCGGCGAAGACAGCCAGGCTTCCATCCCCGTGACCCTGAGGGACCATGAAGTCGTGACCGTGCTGGGCAGCAGCGAGGGCCCGGTCGGCGACGATCAGCTCCGCGACTGGGCCGAGGAGGCAAATGACAGCCTGGCGCTGGTACTGGCCGAGTCCTGGTACGTCGAGATCTTCGATCCGATCTGGGGACGGAACGGTGTGCTGTTGCCCGCGGTGCTCGGAGCGCTGACGAACGGAGCGCTGACGAACGGGGAGCTGACCGACGGGGAGCCTTCGGACCGGGCGCCGGGCGGCTAGGCAGTATCGCGCCCGATGCTGGCGGCCTCGTCCAGGGTGTGCGGCTCGAAACGTTCCAGCAACCCGTGCATGGACTCCAGGGCCTGTTTGTACATCGACGAGGCCCGCCACTGCTCAATTTGTTCGATCGATTCCCACGGTCCGGTACTGATGAACCGGTTGGGCACGTCGTGGTCGTGCATCAGCACGGCGTTGGCATGCGGGAAATCCTCCTGGGTCTTCCTGGCCAGATCCCGCCAGGCCTGCACGAAATCGTTCTCACGGCCCGGGTGGACCAACCAGATTCCAAGCGTATAGACCGACACGTCGACCGCCTCCTTGTTTGCGCTGGGTGGATAGTCCTGATTATGTTCCCGCCGCCGGGAACACGGTAGGGTCCATTTACCCGAGGGGCCGGAGCCCGTTTTCCCGGCGAGGTGGCAGACGGGATTCATACGGACTGACCTGTGGTGCGGCGTCGGAACCGCTCCTGGCAGAGCTCGGCACGCGCAAGCAGCGACCTTAGCGGTTTTGGCGTCGGAGGGCCTGTCCGATGATGCGTGCGCCCTCCGGGAAGGCGCCGGGATTGGGCCCGGCATAGTTGAGCCGGATAAACGGGCCTTCCGGTTCTGCCGGGAACCACTCGCTGCCGGCGGCAATGATGACTCCGGCGCTTTCACAGTCGCGGGTGAGCTGCTCGAGATCGGTCCCGTCGGGCAGGCGGGCCCAGAGGTTCAGCCCTCCCTTTGGAATGCGTTCGATATGGGCCTGCGGGGCGTGCTCCCGCAGGCCCGCGACCAGCAGGTCGCGGCGTGATTGGAGCTGGTGCCGCAGGCTGCGCAGGTGCGTCTGCCAGCCGGGCTGGGTGACGACATCGAGCGCTGCGGACTGCAGCAGGCCGCTGACATACATCGACTCAGCCGCGCGGTCCGCAAGAATGCGTTCACGTGCCGGGCCGCGCGCGATCACGGCGGCCACGCGGATGGACGGGGACACGCTCTTCGTCAGCGAGCGGAGGTAGATGACGTGGCCCGAATCGTCGCGCGCCGCGAGCGGCACGGGCATAGTGGTGATACCGAAGTCATGGGCCCAGTCGTCCTCCACGAGGAACGCGCCGTACCTGCGTAAGACGTCCAGGACCTGCTCGCCACGCCGCGCGGGCCACTGCGCTCCGGTGGGGTTCGCGTAGTTGGGTTGGGCATAGAAAACGCGAGCTCCGCTCTCCTCGAAGGCACGGGCCAGCTCTTCCGCGTCCGGGCCGTCGGGCCCGCTGGGCACCGGAATGACGCGGACTCCCGCTTGCGCGGCAGCCAGGATGGCTCCCCAGTAGGTTGGGGATTCCATCAGCAGGGGCTGCCCGTAGCCGACCAGCGCCCTGAAGATCGAGCTGAGGCCGCTCTGGCTCCCCGGCAGCACGACGACGTCGCTCGGTGTTGGCGGCGTGACCCCCGCCGGGGTCGAGGAGCCGAGTTCGTGCGCGAACCAGGACTGCAGTTCGGGAAGCCCCGGCGCCGGCGGGCGGGACAAGGCAGCGTCGCTCCGGGTTGCCCGCGTGAGTGCCGCCCGCACGAGGCGCTCCGGCAGCAGGTCCCGGTCCGGGTAGCCGGAGTGGAACGCGATGACATCGTTCGTTGTGCTGCGCATGGTGGTGGAGGCCGAGCGGGGAGGCGCCTGGGGTGAACCCAGCGCCGCCGTCTGCCAGCCATAATCTGCCGGCCGCGCGGTCCGGGCGGCCCGGACGAAGGTCCCGACGCCGGGCCGGCTCTCGATCAGGCCCTGGGTGGTGAGTGCCTGAAGGGCCTTCTGCACGGTCACCGGGCTGGCCTGGTACTCGGCCACCAGCGACCGGGTGGATGGCAACCGGGATCCCGGCGCGGCCCCGGCAATCCATTCCCGTAGTCGCGTCGCGATCCGCGAACTGCTATCGTTGTTCATGAGAGACAATAGTAGCGCTACTACGCTTGTTCGCCCAGTGATACTTTCCCGGCAGCCCACCGGCCTGTGGTGGGGCCTTCTCGGAGTAGCGGCGTTCTCGTTGACGATCCCGTTCACCAAGGTGGCGGTCGCGGGATTCTCGCCGTTGTTCATCGGGTCCGCCCGTGCGGTGATGGCCGCAGTCCTCGCCGCCCTGGCCCTCTCACTCACCCGGCAGCGGCTTCCCCGCGGCGTGCAGTGGACGCGGCTTGCCGTGGTCGCCGGCGGGATCGTCGTGGGCTTCCCGCTGCTCAGCTCATTCGCCCTCACGACGGCGCCCGCCACCCACGGCGCTGTCGTTATCGCGCTGCTTCCGGCCGCGACGGCGACGGCCGCGGTTCTCCGTGCCCGCGAGCGTCCGCGGGCAGCCTTCTGGATCGCGACAGCCATTGGCGCGCTGGCGGCGATAGCTTTCGCCTTCGTGCAGTCCGGAGGCTTCGGGCAGCTGCACTGGGCGGACCTGCTACTCCTCGGCGCGGTCGTGGCCGCCGCCGTCGGCTACGCGGAAGGTGGCCTGCTCGCACGCGAGCTGGGCGCGTGGCAGACCGTGTCCTGGGCACTTGTCCTCGCATCCCCCCTGATGGTGATTCTGACGGCGCTTTCCGCGGCCCAGCATCCGCCGTCGGGCACTACGGCCCAGTGGACCGCCCTTGCCTACCTCGGCGTCGTCAGCATGT harbors:
- a CDS encoding PLP-dependent aminotransferase family protein is translated as MNNDSSSRIATRLREWIAGAAPGSRLPSTRSLVAEYQASPVTVQKALQALTTQGLIESRPGVGTFVRAARTARPADYGWQTAALGSPQAPPRSASTTMRSTTNDVIAFHSGYPDRDLLPERLVRAALTRATRSDAALSRPPAPGLPELQSWFAHELGSSTPAGVTPPTPSDVVVLPGSQSGLSSIFRALVGYGQPLLMESPTYWGAILAAAQAGVRVIPVPSGPDGPDAEELARAFEESGARVFYAQPNYANPTGAQWPARRGEQVLDVLRRYGAFLVEDDWAHDFGITTMPVPLAARDDSGHVIYLRSLTKSVSPSIRVAAVIARGPARERILADRAAESMYVSGLLQSAALDVVTQPGWQTHLRSLRHQLQSRRDLLVAGLREHAPQAHIERIPKGGLNLWARLPDGTDLEQLTRDCESAGVIIAAGSEWFPAEPEGPFIRLNYAGPNPGAFPEGARIIGQALRRQNR
- a CDS encoding antibiotic biosynthesis monooxygenase, which gives rise to MSVYTLGIWLVHPGRENDFVQAWRDLARKTQEDFPHANAVLMHDHDVPNRFISTGPWESIEQIEQWRASSMYKQALESMHGLLERFEPHTLDEAASIGRDTA
- a CDS encoding NtaA/DmoA family FMN-dependent monooxygenase (This protein belongs to a clade of FMN-dependent monooxygenases, within a broader family of flavin-dependent oxidoreductases, the luciferase-like monooxygenase (LMM) family, some of whose members use coenzyme F420 rather than FMN.), giving the protein MSHPTIPVREFTPSGQLSLGVFFQGVNSGTIWKSADSGSQTDFESFRRIAQTAERGLFSAFFLGEGLRLREHLGRPHALDVAGRPDAQTALAALAAVTTNIGLVATQNTTYNDPADLAHRLSSLDLISGGRAAWNIVTTDNAWTGANFRRGGYLDHADRYIHAEAFVETAKRIWDAWDEGAIASSPSEPHWAAAGAVRRVQHAGQHYTVELTPRLPRSAQYRPVLFQAGDSPDGRDFAARQADVIFSAHPQLEDALTFRRDIVKRTLKAGRAANDVKIMPASEFILATTPQEALDKKTWVRSLQIGPQQAIAYLEQFWGRELQDFDPDGPLPSIDPVVEETSETRGSGFHGAKARQLADQWRAEAKEKGLSIRQFVTAKTTRGDSTFTGSYTEVADRLVEYARTGAVDGFNISPWLIPSGLDDIVNHLVPALQERCIYPTEYAGTTLRENLGLAAPVRSPHLTSDQNAASSAAARG
- a CDS encoding thiamine pyrophosphate-requiring protein, whose product is MAERVVADVIVDRLKSWGVDRVFGYSGDGINGFMGGLRRAKADIEFVQARHEETAAFMAVGHAKYTGRVGVVTSTQGPGAVHLLNGLYDAKLDGVPVVAIVGQQTRSVLGSAYMQEIDLATLFKDVAAQFAQQVSTPEQLPMVLDRAFRTALATRSPCVVIVPHDIQSAPAPELAQEHGIVVTAPRWGTAVAVPREEDLDAAAEILNAGEKVALLVGQGARHARDEVVAIAEKLGAGIATSLLGKPYVDETLSFAVGTMGHLGSTASAHLLGNCDTLLIIGSNDPWTEFYPPPGAARAVQIDLDERKIGNRYPVEAGLPGDAARTLTALMGRLRQRDPAPWREDVEGEVRSWHRLRGERAAVPARAVNPERVVRELNGRLPENAMVSVDVGSCVYWYARQLVLPPGVPAHLSGTLASMGCSLPYGLAAKFAYPDRPLVALSGDGAMQMAGVAELITVAHRWRDWQDPRFVVCVFNNRDLAEVTWEQRETESEPRFRDSQELPDFPFAGYGELLGLTGIRVEAPEQLADAWERAFAADRPVVLEVLTDPDVPLLPPFPAGGEKAGSMRTALAAEGEDGRGASRLLEIYTAQEEKQ
- a CDS encoding ABC transporter substrate-binding protein encodes the protein MSRTTRLSGVCAALAATALLGLTACSDPGASAASGANPAATAVSSGVRQFNLSPQQDRVPVTVSTEAAALVPEAIKQDGKLTVAVSPFAAPLAVYATDNKTPVGNEVDIAVALAQSLDLEAEIVPTAWGDWPLGVDSGKYEAVLSNVTVTEERKLKFDFASYRDDKLGFYATAGSDITKVETAEDVAGKRVIVDSGTNQESILLRWDEENKEKGLKPVEFQYYDDDSASQLALQSGRADLSFGPNATAAFKAATDAKTKLVGLVDGGWPLKASIAATTKKGNGFAAAATAGLNHLIEDGSYARILDRWGLSTEAVTKSELNPAGLPKN
- a CDS encoding LLM class flavin-dependent oxidoreductase; protein product: MSTSSSSRGAGPSAPRASPPGTAGPGRGLLLLEVDGAGGHPAAWRTCTAPASVLTPVRLRAVVLAAENAGFHAATFSDPSPSSDGNGKDAAAGLNALQRAAFAGPITRSIALIPEVDTVYTEPFHVSTQLASLDYVSGGRAGWLVAASTSPADAAAAGRNTVRGHRVGQEAADSIEAGRRLWDSWEDDAVIRDVPTGRYLDVDKLHYADFHSTPDADGRNYSVKGPSIIPRPLQGQLPVLAPAGLLAPEAVAGGAVDALLVSAPTPELLAAELTATRESLSAAPATPGGPALIAELDVVLDARGQSAVGRLALLDGHARWRSPRARFVGTAAELIELLVEVLAVADGIRLHPAVLDTDLEELARLVLPELRLRGVLAPVERDATFREQLGLTRPASRYAPKPAAFTASAGN
- a CDS encoding DMT family transporter, with translation MRDNSSATTLVRPVILSRQPTGLWWGLLGVAAFSLTIPFTKVAVAGFSPLFIGSARAVMAAVLAALALSLTRQRLPRGVQWTRLAVVAGGIVVGFPLLSSFALTTAPATHGAVVIALLPAATATAAVLRARERPRAAFWIATAIGALAAIAFAFVQSGGFGQLHWADLLLLGAVVAAAVGYAEGGLLARELGAWQTVSWALVLASPLMVILTALSAAQHPPSGTTAQWTALAYLGVVSMFLGFFAWYHGLAIGPMAQVSQIQLIQPVLSICWAGLLLGEILTWTTIIGGLAVILCAGVAVRVRQNPPHAKPKP